The following proteins come from a genomic window of Montipora foliosa isolate CH-2021 chromosome 2, ASM3666993v2, whole genome shotgun sequence:
- the LOC137991917 gene encoding uncharacterized protein, whose amino-acid sequence MIGRADIEGSKSNVATNAWLPQASYPCGNLSDTSGLRLLRGQRIDRPRFRADKCTGLLPRVRGQASLDPFVLRQVSVLPELTLGHLRYVLTDVPPQPNSQPDAVSDRPCPHLDRMLEEIRLLAVQRSSSDEFKNTKSSGISPSGPPSREGPSHLSSTPLLLSNHGRLESSSTGSSFPADAAKSVPLAAVSLDSR is encoded by the coding sequence ATGATAGGAAGAGCCGACATCGAAGGATCAAAAAGCAACGTCGCTACGAACGCTTGGCTGCCACAAGCCAGTTACCCCTGCGGTAACTTGTCTGACACCTCTGGCTTAAGACTCCTAAGGGGCCAAAGGATCGATAGGCCACGCTTTCGCGCCGATAAATGCACCGGACTGCTACCGAGAGTCCGGGGTCAAGCCAGCTTGGACCCTTTTGTTCTACGGCAGGTTTCCGTCCTGCCTGAGCTGACCTTGGGACACCTGCGTTACGTTTTGACAGATGTGCCGCCCCAGCCAAACTCCCAACCTGACGCTGTCTCGGACAGACCCTGCCCTCACTTGGACAGAATGCTTGAAGAGATCCGCTTGCTTGCGGTTCAGCGATCCTCATCCGATGAGTTCAAAAACACAAAGAGTAGTGGTATTTCACCGTCGGGACCCCCCAGCAGAGAAGGACCCTCCCACCTATCATCTACACCTCTCCTGCTTTCAAACCACGGCAGACTAGAGTCAAGCTCAACAGGGTCTTCTTTCCCCGCTGATGCCGCCAAGTCCGTTCCCTTGGCTGCGGTTTCGCTAGATAGTAGATAG